A region of Lycium barbarum isolate Lr01 chromosome 3, ASM1917538v2, whole genome shotgun sequence DNA encodes the following proteins:
- the LOC132631733 gene encoding probable pectinesterase/pectinesterase inhibitor 59 — translation MSTYSFNSLLLLLCSLSLFLHQSLSDIDDQETSHDMNWWCSKTPHPEPCNHFMSKDSQSSEPKDKSEFRTMTVQVAMDHVIEVKNHAKNVSQTCRGKRKKLVWLDCEKLMDDTILQLNRSLDGIKSNSTDFSDFDAQTWLSASLTNIETCLSGSNDLNVSNILQPNLSTNVSQLISNCLAVNVEFMDAENTTQVGGFPNWLGASERKLLLSSSIDLMATTANYVVAKDRSGHFQSIQAAINYAVSRRVGNQRIVIYIRRGVYRENILVGPTMGKIMLVGDGLRYTIITGSRSVAAGFTTYSTATVGVDGIGFIARGITFRNTAGPQNGQAVALRSASDLSVFYTCGFEGYQDTLFVQSQRQFYKSCYIYGTIDFIFGNAAVVFQNCMIYVRRPLWGQVNVITAQGRNDPFQNTAISIHNSRIMAAPDLRPVIGSFQTFLGRPWQQYSRTVIMKSYLDNLVNRAGWLTWLDSNFALSTLYYAEYGNIGPAASTRYRVKWPGYHVITSGNVANKYTVASLIAGRAWLPSTGVPFTAGL, via the exons ATGTCAACTTATAGCTTCAATTCTTTACTCCTACTTCTCTGTTCTCTTTCTCTATTCCTACACCAATCCTTGTCCGATATAGACGATCAAGAAACAAGTCATGACATGAACTGGTGGTGCAGCAAAACTCCTCATCCTGAGCCATGTAATCACTTCATGTCCAAAGATTCCCAGAGTTCCGAACCCAAAGACAAATCCGAGTTTAGAACCATGACGGTCCAAGTAGCTATGGATCATGTCATTGAGGTGAAGAACCATGCAAAGAACGTAAGCCAAACTTGCAGGGGAAAACGAAAGAAGTTAGTGTGGTTGGATTGTGAAAAGCTCATGGATGACACTATCCTCCAATTGAACCGTAGTCTTGACGGCATCAAATCAAATTCGACTGATTTTTCTGATTTTGATGCACAAACTTGGCTAAGCGCCTCGTTGACAAACATTGAGACGTGCTTATCAGGATCGAACGATCTCAATGTTTCCAACATCCTCCAGCCGAACTTATCCACTAACGTTTCTCAGTTGATTAGTAATTGTTTAGCTGTGAACGTTGAGTTCATGGACGCGGAAAATACAACACAAGTTGGTGGATTTCCTAATTGGCTTGGTGCTAGTGAGAGAAAGTTGTTGCTATCCTCGTCGATAGATTTGATGGCTACGACTGCAAATTATGTGGTGGCTAAAGATAGATCGGGTCATTTTCAGTCCATTCAGGCTGCGATAAATTATGCAGTGTCGAGGAGAGTTGGAAATCAGAGGATTGTTATATATATCAGAAGGGGTGTTTATAGGGAGAATATATTGGTAGGTCCTACAATGGGGAAGATCATGTTAGTTGGTGATGGATTGAGATACACTATAATCACAGGCAGCCGTAGTGTTGCTGCTGGTTTCACAACTTACAGTACTGCAACTGTTG GGGTGGATGGGATTGGATTCATTGCTCGAGGCATCACATTCCGAAACACAGCAGGGCCACAAAACGGGCAAGCAGTAGCTCTACGATCAGCATCAGATCTTTCAGTATTCTACACATGTGGTTTCGAAGGCTACCAAGATACCCTCTTTGTCCAATCACAACGACAGTTCTACAAATCATGTTATATCTACGGCACCATAGACTTTATCTTTGGCAACGCCGCAGTTGTTTTCCAAAATTGCATGATTTACGTCCGAAGACCCTTATGGGGTCAAGTCAACGTGATCACAGCTCAAGGGAGAAACGATCCTTTTCAGAACACTGCAATTTCAATACACAACTCTAGGATTATGGCAGCTCCCGATCTTCGCCCAGTAATTGGGTCGTTCCAGACGTTTTTGGGACGTCCGTGGCAGCAATATTCAAGAACAGTTATCATGAAGAGTTATTTAGACAATTTGGTGAATCGAGCAGGTTGGTTAACTTGGTTAGATTCTAATTTTGCATTGAGTACATTGTACTATGCGGAATATGGTAATATTGGACCAGCAGCTTCGACAAGGTATAGGGTGAAGTGGCCTGGTTATCATGTTATAACGAGTGGAAATGTTGCTAACAAGTATACTGTTGCAAGCCTTATAGCTGGTAGGGCATGGCTGCCTTCTACTGGTGTGCCATTCACTGCGGGTCTGTGA